The following are encoded in a window of Mycobacterium sp. ELW1 genomic DNA:
- a CDS encoding TIGR03943 family protein, with protein sequence MRRETENTLLLIVGIALVMVTVTGAYTRYVKPGMLPWLAISAVVLLGLAVTAIARDIRRGGPHHEHGGHHHRNGIVWLLVLPVILLIFVVPPALSARAAAPATVSIARSFPPLPPGPAPSLSLPEVLMRVAVGKVGGLDNHPITTTGFTMRDGDRVDLAKIVIVCCAADAQLARLHLSGPAAQAAAAMPENTWLRVVGTAPAGQTYSGTGSIPTLEVTSVVRIAPPANTYG encoded by the coding sequence GTGAGGCGCGAAACCGAGAACACGCTACTGCTGATCGTCGGGATCGCCCTGGTCATGGTCACGGTCACCGGGGCCTACACCCGATACGTCAAACCGGGAATGTTGCCGTGGCTGGCGATCTCGGCCGTCGTACTGCTCGGGCTGGCAGTGACCGCGATCGCGCGCGACATCCGGCGCGGCGGTCCCCACCACGAGCACGGCGGTCACCATCACCGCAACGGCATTGTCTGGCTGTTGGTGCTGCCGGTGATCCTGCTGATCTTCGTGGTGCCACCAGCGCTGAGCGCACGGGCTGCCGCTCCCGCGACGGTGTCGATAGCGCGGTCGTTCCCGCCGCTGCCGCCCGGGCCCGCGCCGTCGTTGTCGCTGCCCGAGGTGCTGATGCGGGTGGCGGTCGGCAAGGTCGGCGGCCTGGACAACCATCCGATCACCACGACCGGTTTCACGATGCGCGACGGCGATCGCGTCGACCTGGCCAAGATCGTGATCGTCTGTTGTGCCGCCGACGCTCAACTGGCCCGGCTGCACCTGTCCGGGCCTGCGGCGCAGGCGGCGGCCGCGATGCCGGAGAACACCTGGCTGCGGGTGGTGGGCACGGCCCCGGCTGGCCAAACCTATTCCGGCACAGGGTCGATACCCACCCTTGAGGTGACCAGCGTGGTGCGGATCGCCCCACCCGCCAACACCTACGGCTGA
- a CDS encoding glutamate ABC transporter substrate-binding protein: MSMRRLLCIAIAAATVLTGCGKTEFIGAPPVPTLAPPTPAGMQELAPQPPQRPDPSENACDRTASLRPFPTKAEADAAVAGIRARGRLIVGLDVGSNLFSFRDPITGEITGFDVDIAGEVARDIFGTPSAVEYRILSSADRITALQNNTVDIVVKTMTITCERRKLVNFSTAYFTAYQRILAPRESAISQASDLSGRRVCVASGTTSLDRVRQIAPPPIIVTVVSWADCLVALQQREVDAVSTDDSILAGLVAQDPYLHIIGPNMAQEPYGIGINLANTGLVRFVNGTLERIRRDGTWNTLYRKWLTVLGPAPAPPTPRYLD, encoded by the coding sequence ATGAGCATGCGCCGGCTGCTCTGCATCGCGATCGCCGCGGCGACGGTGCTCACCGGCTGCGGCAAAACGGAGTTCATCGGGGCTCCCCCGGTGCCGACCCTGGCCCCGCCGACACCGGCCGGGATGCAGGAGCTCGCGCCGCAACCGCCGCAGCGTCCCGATCCGTCCGAGAATGCGTGTGACCGCACCGCGAGCCTGCGACCGTTCCCCACCAAGGCCGAGGCCGATGCGGCGGTCGCCGGGATTCGTGCCCGCGGCCGGCTGATCGTCGGGCTCGACGTCGGCAGCAACCTGTTCTCCTTCCGCGATCCGATCACCGGGGAGATCACCGGTTTCGACGTCGACATCGCCGGTGAGGTGGCCCGCGACATCTTCGGGACGCCGTCGGCCGTCGAATACCGCATCCTGTCGTCGGCCGACCGGATCACGGCGCTGCAGAACAACACCGTCGACATCGTGGTCAAGACCATGACGATCACCTGCGAACGCCGCAAACTGGTGAACTTCTCGACGGCGTATTTCACCGCCTACCAACGCATTCTGGCTCCACGCGAGTCGGCCATCTCGCAGGCCTCGGACCTGTCCGGGCGTCGGGTGTGCGTCGCCAGCGGGACCACGTCACTGGACCGGGTGCGTCAGATCGCTCCGCCGCCGATCATCGTGACCGTGGTGAGCTGGGCGGACTGCCTGGTCGCGCTGCAGCAACGCGAGGTCGACGCGGTCAGCACCGACGACTCCATCCTGGCGGGCCTGGTGGCCCAGGATCCGTATCTGCACATCATCGGACCGAACATGGCCCAGGAGCCGTACGGCATCGGCATCAATCTGGCCAACACCGGGCTGGTGCGATTCGTCAACGGGACCTTGGAACGCATCCGCCGGGACGGCACGTGGAACACGTTGTACCGCAAGTGGTTGACGGTACTGGGGCCTGCGCCCGCTCCCCCGACGCCGAGGTACCTGGACTGA
- a CDS encoding NUDIX hydrolase, translated as MRGDGDGWVVSDTGTPYWGRHGAAGLLLRAPRADGTPAVLLQHRAPWSHQGGTWALPGGARDSHETPEQAAVREAHEEAGLLAEHVQVRATVVTAEVVGAAGAYWSYTTVVADAPELLSTVANRESSELRWVAEDEVIELPLHPGFAASWERLRITAMLSGHDHEECLQPVPHTVEIRAGVFAWCTSAAAEVG; from the coding sequence GTGCGCGGGGATGGCGACGGTTGGGTGGTGTCGGATACCGGCACGCCCTATTGGGGACGGCATGGCGCCGCGGGGTTGTTGCTGCGGGCGCCTCGCGCCGACGGTACGCCCGCGGTGTTGCTTCAGCACCGGGCCCCGTGGAGTCATCAGGGCGGCACCTGGGCGCTGCCCGGTGGCGCCCGGGACAGCCACGAGACCCCCGAGCAGGCCGCGGTGCGTGAGGCCCACGAGGAAGCCGGCCTGCTCGCCGAACACGTCCAGGTCCGGGCGACCGTGGTGACGGCGGAGGTCGTCGGCGCCGCGGGTGCGTACTGGAGTTACACCACCGTCGTCGCCGACGCGCCCGAACTGCTGAGCACGGTCGCGAATCGGGAGAGCTCCGAATTGCGTTGGGTGGCCGAGGACGAAGTGATCGAGCTGCCGCTGCACCCCGGCTTCGCCGCCAGCTGGGAACGTCTACGCATCACAGCGATGCTGAGCGGTCACGATCACGAGGAATGCCTGCAGCCGGTGCCGCACACCGTGGAGATCCGGGCCGGCGTGTTCGCCTGGTGCACCTCGGCGGCCGCCGAAGTCGGCTGA
- a CDS encoding thiazole synthase — protein MVEQLTIAGRTFGSRLILGTGGAPNLTVLEEALVASGTELTTVAMRRVDAEGGTGVLDLLARLEITPLPNTAGCRGAAEAVLTAQLAREALGTNWIKLEVIADERTLLPDAVELVRAAEQLVDDGFVVLPYTNDDPVLARRLEDTGCAAVMPLGSPIGTGLGISNPHNIEMIVAAAGVPVILDAGIGTASDAAIAMELGCDAVLLASAVTRAADPPAMAAAMSAAVTAGLLARHAGRIPKRFWAQASSPSLSG, from the coding sequence GTGGTTGAACAACTCACGATCGCGGGACGTACGTTCGGTTCGAGGCTGATCCTCGGCACCGGCGGCGCGCCGAATCTGACCGTGCTGGAAGAGGCGCTGGTGGCGTCGGGCACCGAGCTGACCACCGTCGCGATGCGCCGGGTGGATGCCGAGGGTGGCACCGGGGTGCTGGATCTGCTTGCCCGCCTGGAGATCACCCCACTGCCCAACACCGCGGGCTGTCGCGGTGCAGCCGAAGCGGTGCTGACCGCACAGCTCGCGCGCGAGGCGCTGGGCACCAACTGGATCAAGCTCGAGGTGATCGCCGACGAGCGCACCCTGCTGCCCGACGCTGTCGAATTGGTGCGGGCGGCAGAGCAATTGGTGGACGACGGGTTCGTGGTGTTGCCGTACACCAACGACGACCCGGTGCTGGCCCGCCGACTCGAGGACACCGGGTGCGCGGCCGTGATGCCGCTTGGCTCGCCGATAGGAACCGGTTTGGGCATCTCCAATCCGCACAACATCGAGATGATCGTCGCAGCCGCCGGCGTGCCGGTGATTCTCGACGCCGGGATCGGCACCGCCAGCGATGCCGCGATCGCCATGGAATTGGGTTGTGATGCAGTTCTTTTGGCCAGTGCGGTGACGCGTGCCGCGGATCCGCCGGCGATGGCGGCCGCGATGTCGGCCGCGGTGACCGCGGGACTGCTGGCCCGGCATGCCGGTCGCATCCCGAAGCGGTTCTGGGCGCAGGCGTCGAGCCCGAGCCTGTCCGGGTGA
- the thiO gene encoding glycine oxidase ThiO gives MSKDSLAVIGGGVIGLAVARRALLDGLSVRVHRYGGQERSDPGIARALPGASWVAGGMLTPHSEGWPGEEQLLALGLESLRLWHDGFLDGLPADVVTARESLVVGVDRADAADLRTVADWLSAQGHPVTVTTTARDTEPLLAQGIRHGFVAADELAVDNRKLVAALEAHCEQLGVQWSAPVERLDDARDGVDTVVIANGIDAPTLWPGLQVRPVKGEVLRLHWRRGCMPVPQRVIRARVHGRAVYLVPRADGVVVGATQYEHGRDTAPSVAGVRELLDDACEVMPSLGEYELAECGAGLRPMTPDNMPIVGRLDERTLVATGHGRSGFLLAPWTAQRIAAELMGARA, from the coding sequence ATGTCGAAGGATTCTCTGGCTGTCATCGGGGGCGGTGTCATTGGACTCGCGGTGGCGCGGCGCGCCCTGCTCGACGGGCTCTCGGTGCGGGTGCACCGGTACGGCGGGCAGGAGCGAAGCGACCCGGGAATTGCCCGAGCCCTCCCGGGGGCGTCGTGGGTGGCCGGCGGCATGCTGACCCCGCACAGCGAAGGCTGGCCGGGCGAGGAGCAGCTGCTGGCGCTGGGGTTGGAGTCGCTGCGCCTGTGGCACGACGGCTTCCTCGACGGTCTGCCCGCCGATGTCGTCACCGCGCGCGAGTCGCTGGTGGTCGGTGTGGATCGGGCCGATGCGGCCGATTTGCGGACCGTTGCGGACTGGCTGTCGGCGCAGGGTCATCCGGTCACCGTGACGACCACCGCCCGCGACACCGAACCGCTTCTGGCCCAAGGTATTCGTCACGGCTTTGTCGCCGCCGACGAGCTGGCGGTGGACAACCGCAAACTGGTGGCCGCCCTGGAGGCCCACTGTGAGCAGCTCGGGGTGCAGTGGTCGGCACCGGTGGAGCGCCTCGACGACGCGCGCGACGGTGTCGACACCGTCGTCATCGCCAACGGTATCGACGCGCCCACACTCTGGCCGGGCCTGCAGGTGCGGCCGGTGAAGGGCGAGGTGCTGCGGCTGCACTGGCGGCGCGGCTGTATGCCGGTGCCGCAGCGGGTGATTCGGGCCAGGGTGCACGGCCGCGCGGTCTACCTGGTGCCGCGGGCCGACGGGGTGGTGGTCGGTGCGACCCAGTACGAACACGGCCGCGACACCGCACCGTCGGTGGCCGGGGTGCGCGAGTTGCTCGACGACGCCTGCGAGGTGATGCCGTCGCTCGGCGAATACGAACTGGCCGAGTGCGGGGCGGGGTTGCGGCCGATGACCCCGGACAACATGCCGATCGTCGGCCGGCTCGATGAGCGCACCCTGGTGGCCACCGGACACGGCAGGTCCGGATTTCTGCTGGCGCCTTGGACCGCGCAGCGCATCGCCGCAGAGTTGATGGGAGCACGCGCGTGA
- the glnX gene encoding protein kinase G-activating protein GlnX → MTVELAHPSTEPLGQRSTTPPAHPRWWFVRTTPGRILTLGVILATLGILSAFATSTTITDRQTQLTNVLNHTEPLSFAAGQLYTTLSVADAAAATAFIAGSEPRAVRQRYEQAITDAAVAVTRASSGLTDEPLVQLLGRINAQLAVYTGLIETARTNNRMGNPVGSSYLSEASALMQQQILPDAQRLYEQTSARVDAETTASTRVPAPVIMVVAVTLLFGAFGHRWLADRTKRRVNVGLIAGGLAIVVMIIWVGSALLISTAGSRAAKNTAAESLKTVTNLAITAQQARADETLSLIRRGDEDVRKRSYYQRVEAMHTQLNDYLARKDAIAKDDLADADGLLTKWRQADERINAYISVGNYQAATQVALGTGEDDSTPAFDKLDAALSSGIRQSRNQLRNDILSARRVLSGTTVGGVVLSVGAALSVALGLWPRLSEYR, encoded by the coding sequence GTGACCGTTGAGCTGGCACACCCGTCGACCGAGCCGTTGGGCCAGCGGTCGACGACGCCGCCCGCTCATCCCCGGTGGTGGTTCGTCCGCACCACGCCCGGACGCATCCTGACCCTCGGCGTCATCCTCGCCACGCTCGGGATCCTGAGCGCGTTCGCCACCTCGACGACGATCACCGACCGGCAAACCCAGCTGACCAACGTCCTCAACCACACCGAGCCGCTGTCCTTCGCCGCCGGCCAGCTCTACACCACGCTCTCGGTGGCCGACGCCGCCGCGGCGACCGCGTTCATCGCCGGCTCCGAGCCGCGCGCGGTGCGGCAGCGCTACGAGCAGGCGATCACCGATGCGGCCGTGGCGGTGACCCGCGCCTCCAGCGGCCTCACCGACGAGCCCTTGGTGCAGCTGCTGGGCCGGATCAACGCGCAGCTGGCCGTGTACACCGGCCTGATCGAAACCGCCCGCACCAACAACCGGATGGGCAATCCGGTCGGCTCGTCGTATCTCTCGGAGGCCTCGGCCCTGATGCAGCAGCAGATCCTGCCGGACGCGCAGCGGCTGTACGAGCAGACCTCGGCGCGGGTCGACGCCGAAACCACAGCCTCCACCCGCGTCCCGGCGCCGGTGATCATGGTCGTCGCCGTGACGCTGTTGTTCGGGGCGTTCGGTCATCGGTGGCTGGCCGATCGCACCAAACGCCGGGTGAACGTCGGCCTGATCGCGGGCGGCCTGGCGATCGTCGTGATGATCATCTGGGTGGGTTCGGCGTTGCTCATCTCGACCGCAGGCAGCCGGGCTGCCAAGAACACCGCGGCCGAGTCGCTGAAAACTGTGACTAACCTGGCGATCACCGCCCAGCAGGCGCGCGCCGACGAGACGCTGTCGCTGATCCGGCGGGGAGACGAAGACGTCCGCAAGCGCTCCTACTACCAACGCGTCGAAGCCATGCACACACAGCTCAACGATTACCTCGCCCGCAAGGACGCCATCGCCAAGGACGACCTGGCCGATGCCGACGGCTTGCTGACCAAGTGGCGCCAGGCCGACGAGCGGATCAACGCCTACATCTCGGTCGGCAACTACCAGGCTGCGACCCAGGTGGCGCTGGGCACCGGTGAGGACGACTCGACGCCGGCGTTCGACAAGCTCGACGCGGCCCTGTCGAGCGGTATCCGGCAGAGCCGCAACCAACTGCGCAACGACATCCTGTCCGCTCGCCGGGTGCTGTCCGGCACCACCGTCGGGGGCGTGGTGCTCTCGGTCGGAGCGGCGCTGTCGGTTGCGCTCGGCCTGTGGCCGCGGCTCAGCGAGTACCGGTGA
- the thiS gene encoding sulfur carrier protein ThiS, whose amino-acid sequence MKLMVNDEELEVDDGTTISGLLDTLGFPDRGIAVAVNWSVLPRSQWDSAVPDGARVEVVTAVQGG is encoded by the coding sequence GTGAAGCTGATGGTCAACGACGAAGAACTGGAAGTCGACGACGGCACCACGATATCGGGGCTGCTGGATACGCTCGGCTTTCCCGATCGCGGCATCGCGGTCGCGGTGAACTGGTCGGTTCTGCCTCGTTCACAATGGGATTCGGCGGTGCCCGACGGGGCCCGCGTCGAGGTGGTGACGGCGGTGCAAGGTGGTTGA
- a CDS encoding M28 family metallopeptidase: MKYRHLAAAGRVALAVAVIGVAGCNRPADSGQPAAPAKAAAQFADELRQRVTTDAMMAHLQKLQDIANANNGTRAVGTPGFDASVDYVAGVLRSKGFDVQTPEFQAKVFKAGKPELRVGGDTVPAQAAEFSLSTLPHGVTGPLIAAPADDTPGCAPADYDGLAVQGAVVLVDRGSCPFSDKQAIAAKLGAIAMVVANNVDEPSMGATLGEATDVKIPVVGVSKADGARLRANPGPTMLKLEANTQLVNARNVIAQTKTGSTTDVIMTGAHLDSVPEGPGINDNGSGVAAVLETAVQLGPNPDVKNAVRFAFWGAEELGTIGSNKYIESLNVDQLKDIALYLNYDMIGSPNPGYFTYDGDQSTTPGPGERAPRVPEGSAGIERTLVAYLKSAGKTAQDTSFDGRSDYDAFTRAGIPSGGLFSGAEENKTADQQKLWGRTADAPFDPNYHKATDTLDHIDKAALGILGGGVVFSVGLYAQDIEGRNGIPIRDDRTRHAGTVS, translated from the coding sequence ATGAAGTACAGACACCTGGCCGCTGCGGGCCGCGTCGCGCTGGCCGTCGCCGTCATCGGCGTGGCGGGATGTAACCGGCCGGCTGACTCGGGCCAACCGGCCGCCCCGGCCAAGGCCGCCGCGCAGTTCGCCGACGAGTTGCGCCAGCGGGTCACCACCGACGCCATGATGGCGCATCTGCAGAAGCTGCAGGACATCGCCAACGCCAACAACGGCACCAGGGCGGTGGGCACCCCCGGCTTCGATGCCAGCGTCGACTATGTGGCCGGTGTGCTCCGCTCGAAGGGGTTCGACGTCCAAACCCCCGAGTTCCAGGCGAAGGTGTTCAAAGCCGGCAAACCGGAGTTGCGGGTCGGCGGCGACACCGTCCCCGCTCAAGCCGCGGAGTTCAGCCTGTCTACCCTGCCGCACGGAGTCACCGGGCCGTTGATCGCCGCGCCCGCTGATGACACGCCGGGCTGTGCGCCTGCCGACTACGACGGTTTGGCCGTCCAGGGCGCGGTGGTTCTCGTCGACCGGGGTAGTTGCCCGTTCTCCGACAAGCAGGCCATCGCCGCCAAACTCGGTGCGATCGCGATGGTCGTGGCCAACAACGTCGACGAGCCCTCGATGGGCGCCACCCTCGGAGAGGCCACCGATGTCAAGATCCCGGTGGTCGGTGTGAGCAAGGCCGACGGCGCGCGGCTGCGCGCCAATCCCGGGCCGACGATGCTCAAGCTCGAGGCCAACACCCAATTGGTCAATGCGCGCAACGTCATTGCGCAGACCAAGACCGGGTCGACCACTGACGTGATCATGACCGGCGCCCACCTGGACAGCGTTCCCGAGGGGCCCGGCATCAACGACAACGGCTCCGGGGTGGCGGCGGTGCTGGAGACCGCTGTGCAGCTCGGCCCCAATCCCGATGTCAAAAACGCGGTGCGATTCGCCTTCTGGGGTGCTGAGGAGCTTGGGACGATCGGATCCAACAAGTACATCGAGTCGCTGAATGTCGACCAGCTCAAAGACATTGCGCTGTATTTGAACTACGACATGATCGGCTCACCGAACCCCGGCTACTTCACCTACGACGGCGACCAGTCCACCACGCCCGGACCCGGGGAGCGGGCGCCGCGGGTGCCGGAGGGGTCGGCGGGTATCGAGCGGACCTTGGTCGCCTACCTGAAGTCGGCCGGAAAGACTGCCCAGGACACGTCTTTCGACGGCCGGTCGGACTACGACGCGTTCACCAGGGCCGGCATTCCCTCCGGTGGCCTGTTCTCCGGGGCCGAGGAGAACAAGACCGCCGATCAGCAGAAGCTCTGGGGTCGTACCGCCGACGCGCCATTCGATCCGAATTATCACAAGGCAACCGACACCCTCGATCACATCGACAAGGCCGCGCTGGGCATTCTCGGCGGGGGAGTCGTGTTCTCCGTCGGGCTCTACGCTCAGGACATCGAGGGCCGCAACGGCATTCCCATTCGCGATGACCGCACTCGGCACGCCGGCACCGTCTCGTAG
- the thiE gene encoding thiamine phosphate synthase: MHEPHARLATARLYLCTDARRERGDLAQFADAALAGGVDIIQLRDKGSPGEQQFGPLEARDELAALEILTEAAHRHGALVAVNDRADIARAAGADILHLGQDDLPLTVAREVAPQALIGRSTHQSGEAARALTEDVDYFCVGPCWPTPTKPGRPAPGLDLVRTVAAMGPAKPWFAIGGIDEARLPEVLEAGASRIVVVRAITGADDPKAAARRLRAALG, from the coding sequence GTGCACGAACCCCACGCGAGGCTCGCGACCGCACGGCTCTACCTGTGCACCGATGCCCGCCGCGAACGCGGTGACCTGGCCCAGTTCGCCGACGCGGCGCTGGCCGGCGGCGTCGACATCATCCAGCTTCGTGACAAGGGATCACCCGGCGAGCAACAGTTCGGGCCGCTGGAGGCCCGCGACGAGCTGGCAGCACTGGAAATCCTGACCGAGGCCGCGCACCGGCACGGCGCGCTGGTGGCGGTCAACGACCGCGCCGACATCGCCCGCGCGGCCGGGGCTGACATCCTCCACCTGGGTCAGGACGATCTGCCGCTGACCGTGGCCCGCGAGGTCGCGCCGCAGGCGCTGATCGGGCGTTCCACCCATCAGAGCGGTGAGGCCGCTCGCGCGCTCACCGAGGATGTCGACTATTTCTGTGTCGGCCCGTGCTGGCCCACGCCGACGAAACCGGGCCGGCCGGCGCCGGGTCTGGATCTGGTACGCACCGTCGCGGCGATGGGCCCGGCCAAGCCGTGGTTCGCGATCGGCGGTATCGACGAGGCGCGTCTGCCCGAGGTGCTCGAGGCCGGCGCGAGCCGAATCGTGGTGGTGCGGGCGATCACCGGGGCCGACGACCCGAAGGCCGCCGCCCGACGGCTCCGAGCGGCGCTCGGCTGA
- a CDS encoding solute carrier family 23 protein produces the protein MTWTPVESRADQNFVVAPHERLSWPRTVGIGAQHVVAMFGATFLVPVLTGFPPATTLLFSGIGTLLFLVITGNRLPSYLGSSFSVIAPVTAAVASHGTGSALGGLIAVGILLIVVGLAVHLAGTRWIDIALPPVVTGAIVALIGFNLAPAAKTNFEKGPLVGIVTLVLLVAALAFFRGIIGRLAIFVAVVGGYLLALALGQVDTAGIAAAGWIGLPEFQTPTLNLSVLPMFLPAVIALIAENIGHVKSVGQMTGVDTDPLTGRALAADGVATVLAGFGGGSATTTYAENIGVMAATRVYSTAAYWVAGVTAILLALCPRVGATISAIPPGVLGGATIVLYGLVGVLGVRIWLTNRVDFSLPINQMTAAIALIIGIADFTWKIGNLTFTGIALGSIAALVIYHGMRALGVLRGARS, from the coding sequence ATGACCTGGACACCGGTCGAGAGCCGGGCTGACCAGAACTTCGTCGTCGCCCCGCACGAGCGGTTGAGCTGGCCGCGCACCGTGGGTATCGGAGCTCAGCACGTGGTGGCCATGTTCGGTGCCACGTTCCTGGTGCCGGTGCTCACCGGATTCCCGCCGGCCACCACGCTGCTGTTCTCCGGTATCGGGACGCTCCTGTTTCTGGTGATCACCGGAAACCGGCTGCCCAGTTATCTCGGCTCCAGTTTCTCGGTGATCGCCCCGGTGACCGCCGCGGTGGCCTCGCACGGAACCGGCAGCGCGCTGGGCGGGCTGATCGCTGTCGGGATTCTGCTGATCGTCGTCGGTTTGGCCGTGCATCTGGCCGGCACCCGCTGGATCGACATCGCGCTGCCGCCGGTCGTCACCGGCGCCATCGTCGCGCTGATCGGGTTCAACCTGGCACCGGCGGCCAAGACGAATTTCGAGAAAGGCCCACTGGTCGGGATCGTCACGCTGGTGCTGCTGGTGGCGGCGCTGGCGTTCTTCCGCGGCATCATCGGACGGCTGGCGATTTTCGTCGCCGTGGTCGGCGGCTATCTGTTGGCGCTGGCCCTCGGACAAGTGGACACCGCGGGGATCGCGGCGGCCGGCTGGATCGGACTGCCGGAGTTCCAGACCCCGACACTGAACCTCTCGGTCCTGCCGATGTTCCTGCCCGCGGTGATCGCGCTGATCGCCGAGAACATCGGGCACGTGAAATCGGTGGGTCAGATGACCGGGGTCGACACCGACCCGCTGACCGGCCGCGCGCTGGCGGCCGATGGAGTCGCGACCGTGCTGGCCGGTTTCGGCGGCGGCTCGGCCACCACCACCTATGCCGAGAACATCGGCGTGATGGCCGCCACCCGGGTGTACTCCACGGCCGCCTATTGGGTAGCCGGCGTGACCGCCATCCTGTTGGCGTTGTGCCCCAGGGTCGGAGCGACGATCTCGGCGATCCCGCCCGGCGTGCTCGGCGGTGCGACGATCGTGCTCTACGGCTTGGTCGGCGTGCTGGGCGTGCGGATCTGGCTGACCAATCGGGTGGACTTCAGCCTGCCGATCAACCAGATGACCGCCGCGATCGCGCTGATCATCGGCATCGCCGACTTCACTTGGAAGATCGGCAATCTCACGTTCACCGGCATTGCGCTCGGCTCGATCGCCGCACTCGTGATCTACCACGGCATGCGGGCCCTGGGGGTGCTGCGCGGCGCGCGGTCGTGA
- a CDS encoding permease → MTVTSPRRRLVTSTEVLVAALVVCALAGTWMRDGVAGDPRLATAGTVFAGVFLQAVPFLVLGVVISGLIAAFVSPQRLARWLPRRAPAAVLAAGVAGAALPGCECGSVPVARRLFGDGATGAAALTFMLSAPAINPVVLVATAVAFPGQPEMVAARCAASLATAVVMGMLWSRWGRPGWVTRKLPRSDDADQSRWVAFTEAARHDFLQAGSYLVIGAAAAATLRVVVPPWMFEHVAGHLLIGVITMALLAFVLALCSEADAFVAASLTMVPLVPRLVFLVVGPAVDVKLVAMQAGLFGRSFALRFAPVTLVVATALATAFGMVLL, encoded by the coding sequence ATGACCGTCACGTCCCCGCGCCGGCGCCTGGTGACTTCCACCGAGGTGCTGGTGGCCGCGCTGGTGGTGTGCGCACTGGCGGGCACCTGGATGCGCGACGGGGTTGCCGGCGATCCGCGGCTGGCCACCGCGGGAACCGTGTTCGCCGGGGTATTTCTGCAGGCCGTGCCGTTCCTGGTGCTCGGCGTGGTGATCAGCGGGCTGATCGCCGCCTTCGTGTCCCCGCAGCGGCTGGCTCGGTGGCTGCCCCGCCGCGCGCCCGCGGCGGTGCTGGCCGCGGGCGTGGCCGGTGCGGCACTGCCGGGGTGCGAGTGCGGGTCGGTTCCGGTGGCCCGGCGCCTGTTCGGCGACGGAGCCACCGGTGCGGCGGCGCTGACGTTCATGCTCAGTGCGCCGGCGATCAATCCGGTGGTCCTGGTGGCCACCGCGGTGGCTTTCCCCGGTCAACCCGAGATGGTGGCCGCACGCTGCGCCGCATCGTTGGCGACCGCGGTGGTGATGGGGATGCTGTGGTCGCGGTGGGGCCGCCCGGGTTGGGTCACCCGCAAGCTGCCCCGCTCGGACGATGCGGATCAATCCCGCTGGGTCGCGTTCACCGAAGCCGCCCGGCACGACTTCCTGCAGGCCGGCTCCTATCTGGTGATCGGTGCCGCAGCCGCCGCAACCTTGCGCGTCGTGGTGCCGCCGTGGATGTTCGAGCATGTGGCCGGCCACCTGCTGATCGGCGTGATCACCATGGCGCTGCTGGCGTTCGTGCTGGCGCTGTGCTCGGAGGCAGACGCCTTCGTCGCGGCCAGCCTCACCATGGTGCCGCTGGTGCCGAGGCTGGTGTTCCTGGTGGTAGGGCCGGCCGTCGACGTGAAACTCGTTGCCATGCAAGCCGGTTTGTTCGGCCGCAGTTTCGCGCTGCGCTTCGCCCCGGTCACCCTGGTGGTGGCGACGGCGCTGGCGACGGCGTTCGGGATGGTGCTGCTGTGA